A part of Haloarchaeobius sp. HME9146 genomic DNA contains:
- a CDS encoding EthD family reductase has protein sequence MIKLVNLLVRADDLTHEEFAEYWYEEHVPLAKDLPHAKKYVTSVPNSPEHSEYDGIVELYFEDMGDLKAAFDSDVGKEVMADLEKFAKPDEGPTMYVEETVQFDEDA, from the coding sequence ATGATTAAATTGGTGAACCTGCTGGTACGCGCGGACGACCTGACCCACGAGGAGTTCGCCGAGTACTGGTACGAGGAACACGTCCCGCTCGCGAAGGACCTCCCCCACGCGAAGAAGTACGTCACGAGCGTCCCGAACAGCCCGGAACACAGCGAGTACGACGGCATCGTCGAACTGTACTTCGAGGACATGGGCGACCTGAAGGCGGCGTTCGACTCCGACGTCGGCAAGGAGGTCATGGCGGACCTAGAGAAGTTCGCCAAGCCCGACGAGGGGCCGACGATGTACGTCGAGGAGACAGTCCAGTTCGACGAAGACGCATGA
- a CDS encoding thiamine pyrophosphate-binding protein, protein MKTAARVVEGLANLDTEFVFGYPGGRVIEVFETLAEHPEIQVVRPRDEREASVMAESYGRMTGKPGVLAGQGPWIGSLGNIGQMEARLASSPMVAITEASERGDYSTLAPYQQSRGDYGGLSLPKILDGVTKEWWFPRTPTETVRSLQLAFKHATAGRPGPTAVILDGDAVSDEFPEDSIPSVWDEDRQVKNWESQPTDRDVADAVTALQKADRPVILAGNGVHAANAYDELVACAEAYDAVVATSYLGKSTIPETHERAAGVIGSFGHEGANQVVSEADTLLVVGCRMNPMDTNWQAESFIRPDEQTIIHADIDTRNAGWVYPADVGLIGDAAQSLAALVTEGGAENGWALDRAAEAREDFSVPECEDDSTPIKPQRACKAIQQVVDSDTVVTADSGNNRFWLLNYLQTPDTETYFGSGGVGGMGWAAPAAVTAALLGKDAICVAGDGGFTMTMTAVETAVDHDVAPTFVVLNDTSLGMVRQMDDSIPGVEFHDTNFVKVAEALGGQGQHVTDPDDLVPALEDAKAADVPTVIDVRIDREEDMAETLQSSFYAEVGGLHE, encoded by the coding sequence ATGAAGACGGCAGCGCGTGTGGTCGAGGGACTCGCAAATCTCGACACGGAGTTCGTCTTCGGCTACCCCGGCGGCCGAGTCATCGAGGTGTTCGAGACGCTGGCGGAGCACCCCGAGATACAGGTCGTTCGCCCGCGCGACGAGCGCGAGGCGAGCGTCATGGCCGAGTCCTACGGCCGCATGACCGGGAAGCCGGGCGTGCTCGCCGGGCAGGGCCCCTGGATCGGGAGTTTAGGAAACATCGGCCAGATGGAGGCTCGGCTCGCCTCCTCGCCGATGGTCGCCATCACCGAGGCATCCGAGCGCGGCGACTACTCCACGCTCGCGCCCTACCAACAGTCCCGCGGTGACTACGGTGGGCTATCGCTCCCGAAGATCCTCGACGGCGTCACCAAGGAATGGTGGTTCCCGCGCACGCCCACGGAGACGGTTCGGTCGCTCCAGCTGGCGTTCAAGCACGCGACTGCCGGCCGACCCGGTCCCACCGCGGTCATCCTCGACGGCGACGCCGTCTCCGACGAGTTCCCCGAGGATTCGATTCCATCGGTCTGGGACGAGGACCGACAGGTGAAGAACTGGGAGTCACAGCCCACCGACCGCGACGTTGCCGACGCGGTCACGGCCCTGCAGAAGGCCGACCGACCCGTCATCCTCGCCGGGAACGGCGTCCACGCGGCCAACGCCTACGACGAACTCGTCGCCTGCGCCGAGGCGTACGACGCGGTCGTCGCGACCTCCTATCTGGGGAAGTCCACGATTCCGGAGACCCACGAGCGCGCCGCCGGCGTCATCGGCTCCTTCGGCCACGAGGGCGCGAACCAGGTCGTCTCCGAGGCCGACACCCTCCTGGTGGTCGGCTGCCGGATGAACCCGATGGACACCAACTGGCAGGCCGAGTCGTTCATCCGGCCCGACGAGCAGACCATCATCCACGCCGACATCGACACCCGAAACGCGGGCTGGGTGTACCCGGCAGACGTCGGTCTCATCGGCGATGCAGCACAGTCGCTGGCCGCGCTCGTGACCGAGGGTGGTGCAGAGAACGGGTGGGCGCTCGACCGCGCCGCCGAGGCCCGCGAGGACTTCTCGGTGCCCGAGTGCGAGGACGACTCGACGCCCATCAAGCCCCAGCGCGCCTGCAAGGCTATCCAGCAGGTCGTCGACTCGGATACCGTCGTCACCGCGGATTCAGGGAACAACCGATTCTGGCTCCTGAACTACCTCCAGACGCCCGACACGGAGACGTACTTCGGCTCCGGCGGCGTCGGCGGCATGGGCTGGGCGGCCCCCGCCGCAGTGACGGCCGCACTCCTCGGCAAGGACGCCATCTGCGTTGCCGGGGACGGCGGCTTCACGATGACGATGACCGCCGTCGAGACCGCGGTCGATCACGACGTGGCCCCGACGTTCGTCGTGCTCAACGACACGAGTCTGGGGATGGTCCGCCAGATGGACGACTCCATTCCGGGCGTCGAGTTCCACGACACGAACTTCGTCAAGGTCGCCGAAGCCCTCGGCGGCCAGGGCCAGCACGTCACCGACCCCGACGACCTCGTGCCCGCACTCGAGGACGCGAAGGCCGCGGACGTGCCGACCGTCATCGACGTGCGCATTGACCGCGAGGAGGACATGGCCGAGACGCTGCAGTCGTCGTTCTACGCCGAGGTCGGCGGCCTGCACGAGTAG
- the cutA gene encoding divalent-cation tolerance protein CutA, with translation MPTVYITAPPDEAGHIATTLVEERLAACVNRVRCRSTYRWEDEVHRDDEEILLAKTTDEGYDALVERVEELHPYDVPCIERFDEDDVTDAFGKWLTDSVGSP, from the coding sequence ATGCCGACCGTCTACATCACGGCCCCACCTGACGAGGCGGGCCACATCGCGACGACGCTGGTCGAGGAGCGACTCGCCGCCTGTGTCAACCGCGTTCGCTGTCGCTCGACCTACCGCTGGGAGGACGAGGTACATCGCGACGACGAGGAGATACTGCTGGCGAAGACCACCGACGAGGGCTACGACGCACTGGTCGAGCGTGTCGAGGAACTCCATCCCTACGACGTGCCCTGCATCGAGCGGTTCGACGAGGACGACGTGACCGATGCGTTCGGTAAGTGGCTCACCGACTCGGTCGGGTCGCCGTAG
- a CDS encoding MBL fold metallo-hydrolase: protein MTPDGIHPLALEFSVGGRDLTIHPTAVETDHGVLLVDVGLPGATDQIRAQLDEVGIALDDVSMVLLTHHDGDHAGGLAELEAETDLIVVAHEDEAPFIDGREWPVKTPEDGDRYPPVPVDLELVGGETFRTAAGPMQVVATPGHTPGHSSLYFPDQRFLLAGDALNNDDGFTGPKPQYTQDMETAIESVGRLAELAVDTTHCHHGGTADAGTAAIAELYESLSESRQ, encoded by the coding sequence ATGACACCAGATGGCATCCACCCGCTCGCACTGGAGTTCAGCGTCGGCGGCCGTGACCTCACGATTCACCCGACCGCGGTCGAGACCGACCACGGCGTCCTGCTCGTCGACGTGGGGCTCCCCGGCGCGACAGACCAGATTCGCGCCCAACTCGACGAGGTCGGAATCGCCCTCGACGACGTGTCCATGGTCCTGCTCACCCACCACGACGGCGACCACGCGGGGGGCCTCGCAGAACTGGAAGCCGAGACCGACCTCATCGTCGTCGCCCACGAGGACGAGGCGCCATTCATCGACGGCCGCGAATGGCCAGTCAAGACCCCTGAAGACGGCGACCGCTACCCGCCGGTCCCGGTCGACCTCGAACTCGTCGGCGGTGAGACGTTCCGGACCGCCGCCGGGCCGATGCAGGTCGTCGCGACGCCCGGACACACGCCCGGGCACAGCTCGCTGTACTTCCCCGACCAGCGGTTCCTGCTCGCAGGCGACGCCCTGAACAACGACGACGGGTTCACCGGTCCGAAGCCGCAGTACACGCAGGATATGGAGACGGCAATCGAGTCGGTGGGCCGGCTCGCCGAACTCGCGGTCGACACGACGCACTGTCACCACGGTGGCACCGCCGACGCCGGCACCGCCGCTATCGCGGAGCTGTACGAGTCGCTATCGGAGTCTCGCCAGTGA
- a CDS encoding HVO_2753 family zinc finger protein, translating into MSESEQRTRRKCVSCGINISGTNAAAFKCPDCGTQIYRCAKCRKQSNLYNCPKCTFEGP; encoded by the coding sequence ATGAGCGAATCCGAACAGCGTACCCGACGCAAGTGCGTCTCCTGTGGGATCAACATCTCCGGGACGAACGCGGCTGCGTTCAAGTGCCCCGACTGTGGGACACAGATCTACCGATGCGCGAAGTGCCGCAAGCAGAGCAACCTGTACAACTGTCCGAAGTGCACGTTCGAGGGGCCGTAA
- a CDS encoding bacteriorhodopsin, protein MAQVGAESLWLLIGTIGMTIGTLYFVGRGRGVTDKKMQEFYIVTIFITAIAAAMYFLMYTGFGVTTVTAGGEELTIYWARYADWLFTTPLLLLDLALLAGASRNTIFTLVGLDVFMIGTGLIAALETTPAYRIVWWGVSSGALLVLLYFLVGTLSKQAKSKSTQVQTLFSQLRNIIMGLWLLYPVVWLIGTEGTLGILPLYWETAAFMVLDLSAKVGFGMVLLGSRSILEDATGAAPTEPEPEAEVAA, encoded by the coding sequence ATGGCTCAAGTCGGAGCGGAATCACTCTGGTTGCTGATCGGTACCATCGGGATGACCATCGGGACACTCTACTTCGTCGGCAGAGGGCGGGGTGTCACCGACAAGAAGATGCAGGAGTTCTACATCGTTACCATATTCATCACGGCCATCGCCGCGGCGATGTACTTCCTGATGTATACGGGGTTCGGGGTAACCACCGTCACCGCGGGCGGGGAGGAGCTCACCATCTACTGGGCACGCTACGCTGACTGGCTGTTCACCACGCCGCTGTTGCTGCTCGACCTCGCGCTCCTCGCTGGCGCGAGCCGGAACACCATCTTCACGCTCGTCGGCCTCGACGTGTTCATGATCGGGACCGGCCTCATCGCGGCACTCGAGACCACGCCCGCGTACCGCATCGTGTGGTGGGGCGTCAGCTCCGGTGCGCTGCTCGTGTTGCTGTACTTCCTCGTCGGCACGCTCTCGAAGCAGGCAAAGTCGAAATCGACGCAGGTCCAGACCCTGTTCAGCCAGCTGCGCAACATCATCATGGGCCTCTGGCTGCTGTACCCCGTCGTCTGGCTCATCGGGACCGAGGGGACCCTCGGCATCCTCCCGCTGTACTGGGAGACCGCGGCGTTCATGGTCCTCGACCTGAGCGCGAAGGTCGGCTTCGGGATGGTGCTGCTCGGCAGCCGGTCCATCCTCGAGGACGCCACCGGTGCGGCCCCGACCGAACCCGAGCCCGAGGCCGAAGTCGCGGCCTGA
- the rpl12p gene encoding 50S ribosomal protein P1 yields the protein MEYVYAALILNESGEEINEDNLTAVLDAAGVDVEESRVKALVAALEDVDIEEAVAEAAAVPAGGAAAGGASSADEGGDDESEEEEVSDVPDTTEDEDDDEEEEASGEGLGNLFG from the coding sequence ATGGAGTACGTTTACGCAGCACTCATCCTGAACGAATCGGGCGAGGAGATCAACGAAGACAACCTGACCGCCGTGCTCGACGCCGCTGGCGTCGACGTGGAGGAGTCCCGTGTGAAGGCGCTTGTCGCCGCACTCGAGGACGTCGACATCGAGGAGGCCGTCGCAGAGGCCGCTGCCGTCCCCGCGGGCGGCGCAGCCGCTGGCGGTGCCTCCAGTGCCGACGAGGGTGGCGACGACGAGAGCGAGGAAGAGGAAGTCTCCGACGTGCCGGACACGACGGAAGACGAAGACGACGACGAGGAAGAGGAAGCCTCGGGCGAGGGCCTGGGCAACCTCTTCGGCTGA
- a CDS encoding HEWD family protein → MTKLRKPTARNCERCGRKEAWNDDVESWRIVDDEIGNPQCIHEWDIDGTFNPIEE, encoded by the coding sequence ATGACGAAGCTTCGCAAACCCACCGCCCGGAACTGCGAACGATGCGGGCGAAAGGAGGCGTGGAACGACGACGTGGAATCGTGGCGCATCGTCGACGACGAGATAGGGAATCCCCAGTGTATCCACGAGTGGGACATCGACGGGACGTTCAACCCGATAGAGGAGTAG
- a CDS encoding elongation factor 1-beta has translation MGKVAAKMKVMPNSPDIDLDALQERLESSLPEGAKINGVERDDVAFGLVALYPTVIVPDDAGGTEAVEEAFADVEGVESVAVENVGRI, from the coding sequence ATGGGGAAAGTCGCCGCCAAGATGAAGGTAATGCCGAACAGCCCCGACATCGACCTCGACGCGCTCCAGGAGCGTCTGGAGAGCTCGCTCCCCGAGGGTGCGAAGATCAACGGCGTCGAGCGTGACGACGTCGCCTTCGGTCTCGTCGCCCTGTACCCGACCGTCATCGTTCCCGACGACGCGGGTGGCACGGAAGCCGTCGAAGAGGCCTTCGCGGACGTCGAAGGCGTCGAGTCCGTCGCTGTCGAGAACGTCGGCCGCATCTGA
- a CDS encoding 50S ribosomal protein L10, which translates to MSAEAERKTENLPQWKKDEVAELVEIIESYESVGIVNVAGIPSRQLQAMRADLYPDTQLRMSRNTLLTRALDDVDDGIEVLTEHIEGQVGLIGTDDNPFALFKILEESKTPAPINAGEVAPNDIVIPEGDTGVDPGPFVGELQQVGAAARIMDGSIHVTEDSNVLSAGEEVSEQLSNVLSELGIEPKEVGLDLRAVYSDGVVFDPADLDIDVDAYRSDVQTAAARARNLSVNAVYPTAQTASTLIAKATGEAKSLGLYAAIESPDLADDLIRKADAQLRALAANIDDEEALPEELQGASAPAAAAEEADEDESTDDQDTTETDTEADAADEEDDDDGDDDDGAAGLGNMFG; encoded by the coding sequence ATGAGCGCAGAAGCCGAACGCAAGACCGAGAACCTTCCGCAGTGGAAGAAAGACGAGGTCGCCGAACTCGTAGAGATCATCGAGTCCTATGAGTCCGTCGGCATCGTCAACGTGGCTGGCATTCCGAGCCGCCAGCTGCAGGCCATGCGTGCGGACCTCTACCCTGACACGCAGCTGCGAATGAGTCGGAACACGCTGCTGACGCGTGCACTCGACGACGTCGACGACGGCATCGAGGTGCTCACCGAGCACATCGAAGGCCAGGTCGGCCTCATCGGGACCGACGACAACCCGTTCGCACTGTTCAAGATCCTGGAGGAGTCGAAGACGCCCGCACCCATCAACGCCGGGGAGGTCGCCCCGAATGACATCGTCATTCCGGAAGGCGACACCGGTGTCGACCCGGGTCCGTTCGTCGGCGAGCTCCAGCAAGTCGGTGCAGCAGCTCGCATCATGGATGGCTCCATCCACGTCACCGAGGACTCCAACGTCCTCAGCGCTGGAGAGGAAGTTTCCGAACAGCTCTCCAACGTCCTGAGCGAACTCGGCATCGAGCCGAAGGAAGTGGGTCTCGACCTCCGCGCTGTCTATTCCGACGGCGTGGTGTTCGACCCCGCAGACCTCGACATCGACGTGGACGCCTACCGCAGCGACGTCCAGACCGCGGCCGCTCGTGCACGGAACCTGTCCGTGAACGCGGTGTACCCGACGGCTCAGACGGCATCCACCCTCATCGCGAAGGCGACGGGCGAAGCCAAGAGCCTCGGCCTGTACGCAGCGATCGAGAGCCCGGACCTCGCGGACGACCTTATCCGCAAGGCGGACGCGCAGCTTCGCGCGCTCGCGGCTAACATCGACGACGAGGAGGCACTCCCGGAGGAGCTCCAGGGCGCTTCCGCCCCGGCAGCCGCCGCCGAGGAGGCCGACGAAGACGAATCGACTGACGACCAAGACACGACCGAGACGGACACCGAAGCCGACGCCGCCGACGAGGAAGACGACGACGACGGCGACGACGACGACGGTGCAGCCGGTCTCGGCAACATGTTCGGATAA
- a CDS encoding 50S ribosomal protein L1 encodes MADQDIVDAVSRALEDAPERNFRETVDLAINLRDLDLNDPSQRVDESVVLPSGTGQETQIVVFAEGETGLRAEDVADEVFSGDELADLGDDDDHAKDLADETDFFIAEENMMQDVARHLGTILGPRGKMPTPLGLDEDVVETVNRMKNTVQLRSRDRRTFHTRVGAEDMSADDIADNIDVIIRRLHANLEKGPLNVDSIYVKTTMGPSVEVNA; translated from the coding sequence ATGGCAGACCAGGACATAGTAGACGCAGTCTCTCGAGCTCTCGAGGATGCACCCGAGCGGAACTTCCGCGAAACGGTGGACCTCGCGATCAACCTGAGAGACCTCGACCTTAACGATCCGTCACAGCGTGTCGACGAGTCCGTCGTCCTGCCGTCCGGAACCGGCCAGGAGACCCAAATTGTGGTCTTCGCCGAAGGCGAAACCGGCCTTCGAGCGGAAGACGTCGCTGACGAGGTTTTCAGCGGCGACGAACTGGCCGATCTGGGCGACGACGACGACCACGCGAAGGACCTTGCCGACGAGACAGACTTCTTCATCGCAGAGGAGAACATGATGCAAGACGTCGCTCGTCATCTCGGTACGATTCTCGGTCCTCGTGGTAAGATGCCGACCCCGCTCGGCCTTGACGAAGACGTCGTTGAGACGGTGAATCGCATGAAGAACACAGTGCAGCTCCGGAGTCGAGACCGGCGCACGTTCCACACCCGTGTCGGTGCAGAAGACATGAGTGCGGACGACATCGCCGACAACATCGACGTCATCATCCGTCGCCTGCACGCGAACCTCGAGAAGGGCCCACTCAACGTGGACTCCATCTACGTGAAGACCACGATGGGCCCCTCGGTGGAGGTGAACGCCTGA
- a CDS encoding 50S ribosomal protein L11 has product MAGTIEALVPGGQANPGPPLGPELGPTPVDVQEVVSEINEQTAAFDGMEVPVTVEYEDDGSFTIEVGVPPTAALIKDEAGFETGSGEPQENFVANMTVDQVKKVAKQKQTDLLSYDLKNAAKEVVGTCTSLGVTIEGENPREFKERLDGGEYDDQFTDE; this is encoded by the coding sequence ATGGCTGGAACTATCGAAGCGCTCGTCCCGGGTGGCCAGGCCAACCCTGGCCCGCCGCTCGGCCCCGAGCTCGGTCCGACACCTGTCGACGTGCAGGAAGTCGTCAGCGAGATCAACGAACAGACCGCCGCGTTCGACGGCATGGAGGTCCCGGTTACCGTCGAATACGAGGACGACGGCAGCTTCACCATCGAGGTCGGTGTCCCGCCGACGGCCGCACTCATCAAGGACGAGGCCGGATTCGAGACGGGCAGCGGTGAACCCCAGGAGAACTTCGTCGCCAACATGACCGTCGACCAGGTCAAGAAGGTCGCCAAGCAGAAGCAGACGGACCTGCTCTCGTACGACCTCAAGAACGCCGCGAAGGAGGTCGTCGGGACCTGCACCTCGCTGGGTGTCACCATCGAAGGTGAGAACCCGCGCGAGTTCAAGGAGCGTCTCGACGGCGGCGAGTACGACGACCAGTTCACCGACGAATAA
- a CDS encoding cystathionine gamma-synthase — translation MTDEDFRIETRSIHAGQEPDEETGALMTPIYANSTYKQDGPGEHRGYEYSRTGNPTRTDLEANLASLESGEYGRCFSSGMGAINTVLNLLEAGDHVVTGEDVYGGTHRIFTQVYEQYDLEFSFVDMTDLDAIADAMQENTELLWLETPTNPLMSIVDIEAAAEVAHDNDALCAIDNTFATPYLQRPLELGADIVSHSLTKYLGGHSDVVGGALITDDEDLDERIGFYQNSVGATPGPHDCFLVLRGTKTLPVRMDRHCDNARDIAAWLDDHPAVSEVFYPGLEDHPGHDIAAEQMDDFGGMLSFEVDGTLEQASTVVSETQVFTLAESLGGVESLIEQPAAMTHAAIPREERLEAGLTDGLIRVSVGIEHVDDLTADLDQAFDAAGL, via the coding sequence ATGACAGACGAGGACTTCCGCATCGAGACGCGCTCGATCCACGCTGGCCAGGAACCTGACGAGGAGACGGGGGCACTCATGACGCCCATCTACGCGAACTCCACCTACAAGCAGGACGGTCCGGGCGAGCACCGCGGCTACGAGTACTCCCGCACTGGAAACCCGACGCGGACCGACCTCGAAGCCAACCTCGCCAGCCTCGAATCCGGCGAGTACGGGCGTTGTTTCTCCTCCGGCATGGGCGCTATCAACACCGTCCTCAACCTGCTCGAAGCGGGCGACCACGTCGTCACCGGCGAGGACGTCTACGGCGGCACCCACCGCATCTTCACCCAGGTGTACGAGCAGTACGACCTGGAGTTCTCGTTCGTGGATATGACCGACCTCGACGCCATCGCGGACGCCATGCAGGAGAACACGGAACTCCTCTGGCTGGAGACCCCCACGAACCCGCTCATGTCCATCGTCGACATCGAGGCCGCGGCCGAGGTCGCCCACGACAACGACGCCCTCTGTGCTATCGACAACACGTTCGCGACTCCGTACCTCCAGCGCCCCCTCGAACTCGGGGCCGACATCGTGAGCCACTCGCTCACCAAGTACCTCGGCGGCCACTCCGACGTGGTCGGCGGCGCACTCATCACCGACGACGAGGACCTCGACGAGCGAATCGGCTTCTACCAGAACTCGGTGGGCGCGACGCCCGGCCCGCACGACTGCTTCCTGGTCCTTCGCGGGACCAAGACGCTCCCAGTCCGGATGGACCGCCACTGTGACAACGCCCGCGACATCGCCGCGTGGCTCGACGACCACCCTGCCGTCTCCGAGGTGTTCTACCCCGGACTCGAGGACCACCCCGGCCACGACATCGCCGCCGAGCAGATGGACGACTTCGGTGGGATGCTCAGCTTCGAGGTCGACGGCACGCTCGAACAGGCCAGCACCGTCGTCTCCGAGACGCAGGTGTTCACCCTCGCAGAGTCCCTCGGTGGCGTCGAGAGCCTCATCGAGCAGCCGGCCGCGATGACCCACGCCGCCATCCCGCGCGAGGAGCGCCTCGAAGCAGGGCTCACCGACGGGCTCATCCGCGTCTCCGTGGGCATCGAGCACGTCGACGACCTCACGGCCGACCTGGACCAGGCGTTCGACGCGGCCGGGCTGTAG
- a CDS encoding tripartite tricarboxylate transporter permease → MLPLESDLVLLASVLAGIALGTASGLTPGLHANNFALLLAAVAPAVPAPPSVVVGAMLAAGVTHTFLDAVPALALGVPDAAMAASALPGHKLVLAGRGREALRLSVLGSAGALVVSVPVAVPATAAMTAAYPTIRAHLSLVLVAVVALTLATERTWRARAGGLVVLALAGGLGIVTLPLEPAAPLPTSILTPLFAGLFGAPVLLDALEGGGIPPQDGTGLLLAPRSVALATGAGALAGGAVGYLPGVSSAIAATAALAVLPGDAGDRGYVVATSGVNTANSVFALFALVALGTPRTGVLVAVDSVGGVPALATALLVVVLAGAVATGLVLTVGDRYLDVVGRLDPQRLSVAALGLLSGLSWLFAGTVGVLVFVVATAIGCVPPRLGTRRVYCMGVLLVPLAA, encoded by the coding sequence ATGCTCCCCCTCGAGTCCGACCTGGTCCTGCTGGCGTCGGTACTCGCGGGTATCGCTCTGGGGACGGCGAGCGGGCTCACACCGGGGCTCCACGCGAACAACTTCGCGCTGTTGCTCGCCGCGGTGGCCCCGGCCGTCCCGGCTCCGCCGTCGGTCGTGGTCGGTGCGATGCTCGCGGCAGGTGTCACGCACACCTTCCTCGACGCGGTGCCGGCGCTGGCGCTCGGGGTTCCCGATGCGGCGATGGCGGCCTCGGCACTGCCGGGGCACAAACTGGTGCTCGCTGGCAGGGGGCGTGAGGCCCTCCGGTTGTCGGTGCTGGGGAGTGCCGGCGCGCTGGTCGTGTCGGTGCCCGTCGCGGTGCCGGCGACGGCTGCGATGACGGCGGCCTATCCGACCATCCGGGCACACCTCTCGCTCGTCCTGGTGGCGGTGGTGGCACTCACACTGGCGACCGAGCGGACCTGGCGCGCGCGAGCAGGTGGGCTCGTCGTGCTCGCCCTGGCGGGCGGACTCGGCATCGTGACACTCCCGCTGGAACCCGCCGCCCCGCTCCCGACGAGTATCCTGACGCCCCTGTTCGCGGGGCTATTCGGCGCGCCGGTGCTGCTCGATGCGCTCGAGGGAGGTGGCATCCCGCCCCAGGACGGAACCGGGCTACTCCTCGCGCCCCGCTCGGTGGCGCTAGCGACCGGTGCCGGTGCGCTCGCGGGCGGCGCGGTCGGCTACCTGCCCGGGGTGTCCAGTGCCATCGCAGCCACCGCGGCCCTCGCAGTCCTTCCCGGGGACGCCGGTGACCGCGGGTACGTGGTCGCCACCAGTGGCGTGAACACGGCGAACTCGGTCTTCGCGCTCTTCGCGCTCGTCGCCCTCGGGACGCCCCGGACCGGGGTGCTCGTCGCGGTCGACAGCGTCGGTGGGGTGCCCGCGCTCGCCACCGCACTGCTGGTCGTCGTGCTCGCGGGCGCGGTCGCGACCGGGCTCGTCCTGACCGTCGGTGACCGCTACCTCGACGTGGTGGGCCGACTCGACCCGCAGCGGCTCTCGGTGGCCGCGCTCGGGCTTCTCTCGGGGCTCTCGTGGCTGTTCGCGGGGACCGTGGGCGTGCTCGTGTTCGTCGTCGCGACCGCGATAGGCTGTGTCCCACCGCGGCTCGGGACCCGGCGGGTGTACTGCATGGGGGTGTTGCTCGTGCCCCTCGCTGCGTGA
- a CDS encoding YbhB/YbcL family Raf kinase inhibitor-like protein: MATRRATLHTLGGGVVAVAGCLGGSPGTRTKTRRTAERTPTTKATNMSSKATSEFAIEARAFSDGETIPARFTCDGADVSPELSIGGAPPEAETLALVVDDPDAPGGTFDHWLLWNVPADTISIPEDVPRGGTVASLDGARQGTNGFDAVGYRGPCPPKSHGAHSYRFTLYACDSELDVPGGASGSEVRSAIQNAEVAQTRLMGMYERT; this comes from the coding sequence ATGGCGACGAGGCGCGCGACGCTCCACACGCTGGGTGGCGGAGTCGTCGCCGTCGCAGGGTGTCTCGGGGGGAGTCCGGGGACACGAACGAAGACCCGGCGGACCGCCGAGAGAACGCCCACCACGAAAGCGACCAATATGTCATCCAAAGCCACGAGCGAGTTCGCCATCGAAGCGAGAGCATTCTCCGACGGGGAGACGATTCCAGCCCGGTTCACCTGCGATGGGGCGGACGTCTCGCCCGAGCTGTCCATCGGTGGGGCCCCACCAGAAGCCGAGACGCTGGCGCTGGTCGTCGACGACCCGGACGCACCCGGCGGCACGTTCGACCACTGGCTGCTGTGGAACGTCCCCGCTGACACCATCTCCATCCCGGAGGACGTGCCGCGCGGCGGAACCGTCGCGTCCCTCGACGGGGCTCGACAGGGCACGAACGGGTTCGACGCGGTCGGCTACCGCGGGCCATGCCCGCCGAAGAGCCACGGCGCACACAGCTACCGGTTCACCCTGTACGCCTGCGACAGCGAACTCGACGTGCCGGGCGGTGCGAGCGGGTCCGAGGTCCGCTCGGCCATCCAGAACGCCGAGGTCGCCCAGACGCGCCTCATGGGAATGTACGAACGGACCTGA